A window of Rhododendron vialii isolate Sample 1 chromosome 13a, ASM3025357v1 contains these coding sequences:
- the LOC131315099 gene encoding probable aquaporin NIP5-1, translating to MPESEVGTPSTATPGTPDASHRVHSMSNDRQSMPRSKWLPRCKCLSCLPSQASLDVSLTRKLGAEFVGTFILIFSAAAGPIVNQKHNGVETLIGNALCAGLAVMIVVLSTGHISGAHLNPSVTIAFAALRHFPWLQVPLYIAVQVSASICAAFVLKGAFHPFMSGGVTVPSVSNGQAFVLEFITTFILLFVITAVATDTRAVGELAGIAIGATILLNILIAGPSTGGSMNPVRTMGPAIATGNYKSIWIYMVAPTLGALAGAGVYTLVKLGAVEGETPRPVRSFRR from the exons ATGCCGGAATCAGAAGTTGGAACACCGTCGACAGCAACACCGGGGACGCCAGATGCATCACACCGAGTCCACTCAATGTCCAATGATAGACAGTCAATGCCCCGAAGCAAGTGGTTGCCCAGATGCAAGTGCCTGTCATGTCTTCCTTCACAGGCTTCACTAGACGTCTCCCTCACCCGCAAG TTGGGAGCAGAGTTTGTGGGGACTTTCATACTGATATTTTCGGCGGCAGCTGGTCCAATTGTTAACCAAAAGCATAATGGAGTGGAGACGCTGATAGGGAACGCGTTATGCGCTGGGCTGGCAGTGATGATTGTGGTTTTGTCTACGGGTCACATTTCTGGCGCTCACTTGAACCCCTCAGTCACCATTGCGTTTGCAGCGCTCCGTCACTTCCCATGGCTCCAAGTCCCACTCTACATAGCAGTGCAGGTTTCGGCATCTATATGTGCTGCTTTTGTTCTCAAAGGTGCTTTCCACCCTTTCATGTCTGGTGGTGTCACTGTTCCTTCCGTAAGCAATGGCCAGGCTTTCGTGCTTGAATTCATCACCACCTTCATTCTTCTGTTTGTTATCACTGCCGTTGCCACCGACACCCGTGCG GTTGGCGAATTAGCAGGAATAGCAATCGGAGCTACAATATTGCTTAACATTCTAATAGCCGG GCCTTCCACTGGTGGTTCAATGAATCCGGTGAGGACAATGGGGCCAGCGATTGCAACAGGGAATTACAAATCAATATGGATATACATGGTGGCACCCACACTCGGGGCCCTTGCAGGCGCAGGTGTCTACACACTAGTGAAGTTGGGAGCGGTTGAGGGTGAAACCCCACGCCCGGTCAGGAGCTTCCGCCGCTAA
- the LOC131315104 gene encoding glutathione S-transferase PARB-like: MKVHGEVFSSATQRVLACLYEKEVDFEFVPVGMRTGAHKKQPFLSLNPFGLVPAFEDGDMTLFESRAINLYIAHAYEDKGTQLIYDGKKMAIASVWMDVEAHQFDPAASKLGGTADAAVVQEKEAKLVRVLDIYEVRLAQFKYLGGDDFTLVDLHHLPRLQRLMGSQMKKLVDSRPHVSAWCADILARPAWLKVLAMQANN; encoded by the exons ATGAAGGTCCACGGAGAAGTATTTTCATCCGCAACCCAACGAGTGCTCGCTTGCCTCTACGAGAAAGAAGTCGACTTCGAGTTTGTTCCAGTCGGCATGAGAACCGGTGCCCACAAGAAGCAACCTTTCCTTTCTCTCAAC CCATTTGGTCTTGTGCCGGCGTTTGAAGATGGAGATATGACGCTCTTTG AGTCGAGGGCTATTAACCTGTACATCGCGCACGCCTATGAAGACAAGGGGACCCAACTGATCTATGATGGAAAGAAGATGGCAATCGCGTCGGTGTGGATGGACGTGGAGGCTCACCAGTTTGATCCGGCAGCTTCGAAGCTGGGTGGGACGGCAGATGCAGCGGTGGTGCAGGAGAAGGAGGCCAAATTGGTTCGAGTTTTGGACATATACGAGGTTCGACTCGCTCAGTTCAAGTACTTGGGTGGAGATGACTTCACCTTGGTGGATCTGCACCACCTCCCTCGCCTTCAACGGCTGATGGGTAGCCAAATGAAGAAATTGGTTGATTCACGCCCCCATGTCAGCGCGTGGTGCGCCGATATCCTAGCTAGGCCAGCTTGGCTCAAGGTCCTTGCAATGCAAGCCAACAACTAA
- the LOC131315105 gene encoding glutathione S-transferase-like: MAARKLYGAVESRATMRALASLLEHEVEFEFVALDLNAGEHKKEPFLTLSPLGTLPIFQDGDLIIFGSRPIMRCVSHIYLNSKTNQIYMAPKMQGIVSTWIDVEDHHFDPPALKLISELVYKPKNGLPPDEMTVASEEAKLAEVLDVYEEKLTNSEFLGGDKFTSADLTHLPSLHYLMRTPVKRIFQERPKVSAWCAAITSRPAWTKVVEKY, encoded by the exons atggCTGCTAGAAAACTGTACGGCGCAGTTGAATCTCGGGCCACCATGCGAGCACTAGCTTCGCTTTTGGAGCACGAAGTCGAGTTCGAGTTTGTAGCCTTGGACCTCAACGCCGGAGAGCATAAAAAGGAACCTTTCCTCACTCTCAGC CCGTTGGGCACGCTTCCAATTTTTCAAGATGGAGACTTGATCATTTTTG GGTCAAGGCCAATCATGAGATGCGTATCACACATTTACCTAAACTCAAAGACAAATCAAATCTACATGGCGCCAAAGATGCAAGGGATAGTAAGCACGTGGATTGACGTGGAAGACCACCATTTCGATCCACCGGCTTTGAAGCTGATCTCGGAACTCGTGTACAAGCCGAAGAACGGCCTGCCGCCTGATGAGATGACAGTGGCCTCGGAAGAGGCCAAGTTGGCCGAAGTGTTAGATGTTTATGAAGAGAAGCTTACAAATTCTGAGTTTTTGGGTGGTGATAAATTTACTTCGGCTGATTTAACTCATCTCCCGAGCTTGCATTATCTGATGAGGACGCCGGTGAAGCGGATTTTCCAGGAGCGGCCGAAGGTCAGCGCATGGTGTGCCGCCATTACGTCGCGGCCTGCTTGGAcaaaggtggtggagaaataTTAG
- the LOC131315106 gene encoding glutathione S-transferase-like — protein MTEARKVYGSLNSPATLKLLALLFELDVPFEFVAVDLDAGEHKKKPFLSMSPFGEVPVYEEGGIIFFESRTTMRCMAHQYGHKGEEALIDWDSRKQAVVSNWVDVEDHHFEPPALKLIFELAIKPSKGLGPDEVVVAEAEAGLAKVLDVYEARLEKFKYLGSEKYTIVDVMHLPNMQSLLGTAAKKLIESRPRVSAWCSDILARPAWAKVIDMQKKAQDHSAM, from the exons ATGACGGAAGCCCGGAAAGTGTACGGAAGCCTGAACTCTCCGGCCACATTGAAGTTGTTGGCCTTGCTCTTTGAGCTGGATGTCCCCTTCGAATTCGTCGCCGTCGATTTGGATGCCGGGGAACACAAAAAGAAACCTTTCCTGTCTATGAGT CCATTTGGGGAAGTTCCAGTGTACGAGGAGGGAGGCATCATCTTCTTCG AATCGAGGACAACAATGAGATGCATGGCCCATCAATATGGCCACAAAGGAGAAGAAGCCCTTATCGACTGGGACTCCAGGAAGCAAGCCGTCGTGTCTAACTGGGTGGACGTAGAGGACCACCACTTTGAGCCACCGGCACTCAAGCTGATCTTCGAGCTAGCCATCAAGCCGAGCAAGGGTTTAGGACCGGATGAAGTCGTGGTGGCTGAAGCGGAAGCCGGGCTGGCTAAAGTTCTAGACGTCTACGAGGCTAGGCTTGAAAAGTTCAAGTACTTGGGTTCGGAGAAATACACTATAGTGGACGTAATGCACCTGCCAAATATGCAGAGTCTACTGGGGACGGCGGCTAAGAAGCTAATCGAGTCACGCCCTCGGGTCAGTGCGTGGTGCTCCGACATCCTTGCCCGGCCCGCTTGGGCTAAGGTGATTGATATGCAAAAGAAGGCTCAAGATCATTCGGCTATGTAA